Proteins from one Primulina huaijiensis isolate GDHJ02 chromosome 18, ASM1229523v2, whole genome shotgun sequence genomic window:
- the LOC140965202 gene encoding ferredoxin-thioredoxin reductase catalytic chain, chloroplastic-like: MKALQASTSYSVGFGVSSVDSRSIPSRHRHIMSAEVEPTEKSVEVMRKFSEQYARKSGTYFCVDKSVTSVVIKGLAEHKDTLGAPLCPCRHYDDKAAEAQQGFWNCPCVPMRERKECHCMLFLTPENDFAGQEQAISLEEIKETTANM; this comes from the exons ATGAAAGCTCTTCAAGCTTCCACCTCTTACAGTGTCGGCTTTGGCGTTTCATCTGTCGATTCTCGCTCAATCCCGTCGCGTCACCGGCACATTATGTCGGCGGAAG TGGAGCCAACGGAGAAATCAGTTGAAGTTATGAGGAAATTTTCGGAGCAGTATGCTCGGAAGTCTGGAACTTACTTTTGTGTGGACAAGAGCGTCACCTCTGTTGTCATCAAG GGTTTGGCGGAACACAAAGATACATTGGGTGCACCTCTCTGCCCCTGTAG GCACTATGATGATAAAGCTGCTGAGGCACAGCAAGGTTTTTGGAACTGTCCTTGTGTTCCTATGAGAGAAAG GAAGGAGTGCCACTGCATGCTTTTTCTCACTCCTGAAAATGATTTTGCAGGCCAGGAGCAG GCCATTTCGCTGGAGGAGATCAAAGAAACAACGGCAAATATGTGA